The following coding sequences are from one Molothrus aeneus isolate 106 chromosome Z, BPBGC_Maene_1.0, whole genome shotgun sequence window:
- the NREP gene encoding neuronal regeneration-related protein, translating into MVYQPGSMIWMSQKIFPTSCGDGGFPKGNLPISKEVNRKKSEVEGLCLAPASGYGQHFTKINYLYSF; encoded by the exons GTTTATCAGCCAGGTTCAATGATTTGGATGAGCCAGAAGATCTTTCCAACCAGCTGTGGGGATGGGGGATTTCCAAAG GGAAATCTCCCCATCTCGAAGGAAGTGAATCGCAAGAAAAGTGAGGTggaggggctgtgcctggctccaGCAAGTGGCTATGGACAACATTTCACCAAAATCAATTACCTCTACTCtttttaa